Proteins encoded together in one Fibrobacter sp. UWR2 window:
- a CDS encoding tetratricopeptide repeat protein, with amino-acid sequence MMHTSFIKTSVLGLTVAASSLFAEATYAPHKYQQNDWFAEFGGNTAMYVNPASISETEQLEFSAAFFSSISGEASQEYLSLTFPMDYKHTLGFSFFENGASIDGGKSYGEYAFMFGYAYNLFQLLSLGVDISVLYINQFDEVTQLTVGSDIGLSWNPLASSKLGYLLVGVALQNILPPAVATGDDAPMFVLFTEDEAYKIPTNLNISLFYRGLNRSLEAKIEASLIDIMHDEDEGGEGFNLETSFTLTYYLSPHLGVRGRFTKEGYFVAGATVNVKDVSIFRYLSLDLEMSHDDLYAKKNRGFIWAVKITSRFGDTREEKIGEERYRRLKIEPENDYRAAMRLYLNRQFLEAAYAFGKVQTKYPAFHLVDQAAFYKAKSFENLRMHKAAKAVYEDAIKRYPQSDQKAKYHFQLMNIDYKEGKYTEAMSKYQNIAQKFGESDVKADADYVAGQIKFEQGLYQESVDLLAAILPGNANYFYARYTMGIAYSRLGKFEEAENCFRDITEQQYSNQSEQDLQDAARVKLGHIYFSGEKADIAAAAQMYGQVQAGSPVYDEAMLGIAWSFLKVNKPDDAMKPAKWIISNLPESFLVSEAYLVQGYCYFMKKDYKNAAASLEQAEKKTEQPAVSVAARDSARQAFDAMQDEFDSVQVKALDLARQLPTPRVESKREALRPTFDKANQAIEDYAAFTQRAIQSDRFESNRKRILEDAGFTLATVKTKMGQGSAGNAEAAKELDALDDLELDE; translated from the coding sequence ATGATGCATACTAGTTTCATCAAGACGTCAGTCCTCGGACTTACTGTGGCTGCGAGCTCTCTTTTTGCAGAAGCCACCTACGCTCCGCATAAATATCAGCAGAATGACTGGTTCGCCGAATTCGGTGGCAACACCGCCATGTACGTGAACCCGGCGAGCATTTCCGAAACGGAACAGCTCGAATTCAGCGCTGCATTCTTCAGTTCCATCAGCGGCGAAGCTAGCCAGGAATACTTGAGCTTGACTTTCCCGATGGACTACAAGCACACGCTCGGCTTCTCGTTCTTCGAGAACGGCGCTTCCATCGACGGCGGCAAGTCCTACGGTGAATACGCATTCATGTTCGGTTATGCGTACAACCTGTTCCAGCTGCTTTCTCTCGGTGTGGACATCTCGGTGCTCTACATCAACCAGTTCGATGAAGTCACCCAGCTGACCGTTGGCTCCGATATCGGCTTGAGCTGGAACCCGCTCGCTTCTTCGAAGCTCGGCTACCTCCTCGTCGGTGTTGCCTTGCAGAACATCCTCCCGCCGGCCGTTGCTACGGGCGACGATGCCCCGATGTTCGTGCTCTTCACTGAAGACGAAGCTTACAAGATTCCGACCAACCTGAACATCTCCTTGTTCTACCGTGGTCTTAACAGAAGCCTCGAAGCTAAGATCGAAGCCTCCCTCATCGACATCATGCACGATGAAGACGAAGGTGGTGAAGGTTTCAACCTCGAAACGAGCTTCACCTTGACTTACTACCTGTCTCCGCACTTGGGTGTGCGTGGCCGCTTCACCAAGGAAGGTTACTTCGTTGCTGGTGCGACTGTGAACGTCAAGGACGTGAGCATCTTCCGTTACCTCTCTCTTGACCTCGAAATGTCGCACGACGACCTCTACGCCAAGAAGAACCGCGGATTCATCTGGGCCGTGAAGATTACTTCTCGCTTCGGTGACACCCGTGAAGAGAAGATCGGCGAAGAACGTTACCGTCGTTTGAAGATCGAACCTGAAAACGACTACCGCGCCGCTATGCGTCTGTACTTGAACCGTCAGTTCCTCGAAGCCGCCTATGCCTTCGGTAAGGTCCAGACCAAGTACCCCGCATTCCACCTTGTGGACCAGGCCGCCTTCTATAAGGCAAAGTCCTTCGAAAACCTCCGTATGCACAAGGCTGCCAAGGCCGTGTACGAAGACGCTATCAAGCGCTATCCGCAGAGTGACCAGAAGGCCAAGTACCACTTCCAGTTGATGAACATCGACTATAAGGAAGGCAAGTACACCGAAGCCATGAGCAAGTACCAGAACATTGCCCAGAAGTTCGGTGAAAGCGACGTGAAGGCTGACGCTGACTACGTTGCCGGCCAGATCAAGTTCGAACAGGGCCTCTACCAGGAATCTGTCGACCTGCTCGCCGCCATCCTTCCGGGTAACGCGAACTACTTCTACGCCCGTTACACCATGGGTATCGCCTACAGCCGTCTCGGCAAGTTCGAAGAAGCTGAAAACTGCTTCCGCGACATTACCGAACAGCAGTACTCCAACCAGTCCGAACAGGACCTCCAGGATGCCGCCCGCGTGAAGCTCGGTCACATCTACTTCTCCGGCGAGAAGGCTGACATTGCCGCCGCCGCCCAGATGTATGGCCAGGTGCAGGCCGGTTCTCCGGTGTACGACGAAGCTATGCTCGGTATTGCATGGTCGTTCCTCAAGGTGAACAAGCCGGACGACGCCATGAAGCCTGCAAAGTGGATCATTTCTAACCTTCCGGAATCCTTCCTCGTGTCTGAAGCCTACCTCGTTCAGGGTTACTGCTACTTCATGAAGAAGGATTACAAGAACGCAGCTGCTTCCTTGGAACAGGCCGAAAAGAAGACCGAACAGCCGGCTGTGTCTGTCGCCGCCCGCGATAGCGCCCGTCAGGCCTTCGACGCCATGCAGGACGAATTCGACTCTGTTCAGGTCAAGGCTCTTGACCTTGCCCGTCAGCTCCCCACCCCGCGTGTGGAAAGCAAGCGTGAGGCTCTGCGCCCGACCTTCGACAAGGCGAACCAGGCTATTGAAGATTACGCAGCATTCACCCAGAGAGCTATCCAGAGCGACCGCTTCGAATCCAACCGTAAGCGCATCCTCGAAGACGCCGGCTTTACTTTGGCAACCGTCAAGACCAAGATGGGTCAGGGCTCTGCCGGAAACGCCGAAGCAGCGAAGGAACTCGACGCTTTGGACGATTTGGAATTGGATGAATAA
- a CDS encoding tetratricopeptide repeat protein, which yields MKNFWLIGAVVCSLVGASFAASDPCKDKTAEVKKLATKCKSMPKDSEQRKQCMGQAKVLKNQAEQACRSGGLNEDGMVKAIEQWEKLAKGETCKGKKSDRCAGALQQLGHYQFMLEEKRFLDIQGQYEEDVAWCADRDNKPAKCANIGQYPKADHQKSLGYFLEYIDKYPKAPKIPAVLYQAAAVQEASGEDEKAFKLRDRLVKNFPNDGLVPKAWLRIAEYHFMNRKFRDAINAYKKVTGFENLTGKEAALAMYHLAESYYNIAEYETAAYKYYEYIIGADKGKYPNDLRAEAMDFMAASFSDLEGGGVAEAEAFLKDKKVPFKDSVYYRIGMKNKDHDRNEEAVQSFKRLMQINPDYIDAPLADIAMIEILLVQQKFDEAQQYRYVVVKRYDKNSSWRKKNTKYKESVANADKAIRGAMLEIPHYHHQQAAKITKEGDIEGGKKRYAEAIKAYEAFLNRYKNEPTWDEYTVHIDLAAAYQEMGQHANAAKMFNWIVDTDTTRYGRRALGSAALLKKEEAAYNAVLMMDQAREAALKTKANGDTIKAYSLPETKAYFAQVDKYMQKFGQNKEAAELSYNAALVHYNAKQFKTAVTVLRELRQKYPNHQYILLISQMLAKSLLESNQLDEALAEFEWLLKQYTQVKATKNDSMAKETEKAIAFVLYQMAEKAVKDGQYEKGAAAYLALVKRYPKVEIADKAIFEAAAAFESANQYTKAAETFMILPKQYASSPLTVKGVLRAASAYKKDNKPQLAATTFLFITNNFPQDSMAFQAIGFAASVYDSIPDKKNAAVTYELAYKRYPKNEKTPSFLYSACLSYDEAKMTDEAIRCSKDLVRDYPKSTYALDAAFSIPMAYANAKKWDLAASEYHNFIKMYQEDKEKLIAAYIGAARAYMELKEEDKAIADYEATLKNYDKFGLQIKNADPGIPAEAAFYIGEHEFHKMDPIILKGKEKDKAKIVKQLVDILQKAMGHYSKSAAYASEKWTFRATNKMGMLFVTMAAKIREQEMNAKKEEEKFAERITIVQQLPTYYEQARPIFQKNIDLARDQGFYNKDVIEAEEGYIEMFYQGCAVFVEVADAFANAPLPDSAAIVQEYIYEEMVKADAVEAAHEDLEAYREELQNKSNAAKELAVPQCATGIKASAHYGIDNQWTTKLFETLKSLDEANEALATKIEKFDPSTLFSDPTYFKTKARIEQISKSEVMTPEERINTFREIIKDAKAEAEKLRAELADLQKQLASGVSAASEPEPSMSESEPEPEAAPAAPAKKKAGKKKGKKK from the coding sequence ATGAAAAATTTCTGGCTTATTGGTGCAGTTGTTTGCTCTCTTGTTGGAGCTTCCTTTGCTGCCTCTGACCCTTGTAAGGATAAGACGGCAGAAGTCAAGAAACTGGCCACAAAGTGCAAATCCATGCCGAAGGATTCCGAACAGAGGAAGCAGTGCATGGGTCAGGCGAAGGTCCTCAAGAACCAGGCCGAACAGGCATGCCGCTCTGGCGGCCTCAACGAAGACGGCATGGTGAAGGCCATCGAACAGTGGGAAAAACTCGCCAAGGGCGAAACCTGTAAGGGCAAGAAGTCCGACCGTTGTGCCGGTGCTCTCCAGCAGCTGGGTCACTACCAGTTCATGCTCGAAGAGAAGCGCTTCTTGGATATTCAGGGACAGTACGAAGAAGACGTGGCATGGTGTGCCGACCGCGACAACAAGCCGGCCAAGTGCGCCAACATCGGCCAGTACCCGAAGGCCGACCACCAGAAGTCCCTGGGCTACTTCCTCGAGTACATCGACAAGTATCCGAAGGCTCCGAAGATTCCGGCGGTGCTCTACCAGGCTGCTGCCGTGCAGGAAGCTAGTGGCGAAGACGAGAAGGCGTTCAAGCTCCGTGACCGCTTGGTCAAGAACTTCCCGAACGACGGTCTCGTTCCGAAGGCTTGGCTCCGTATAGCCGAATACCACTTCATGAACCGTAAGTTCCGCGACGCTATCAACGCCTACAAGAAGGTGACTGGCTTCGAGAACCTTACCGGTAAGGAAGCGGCTCTCGCCATGTACCACTTGGCTGAATCCTACTACAACATCGCTGAATACGAAACTGCAGCTTATAAGTACTACGAATATATCATCGGCGCCGACAAGGGTAAATATCCTAACGACTTGCGCGCAGAAGCTATGGACTTCATGGCGGCCTCCTTCTCTGACTTGGAAGGTGGTGGTGTCGCCGAAGCTGAAGCCTTCTTGAAGGATAAGAAGGTTCCGTTCAAGGATTCCGTGTACTACCGCATCGGTATGAAGAACAAGGACCACGACCGTAACGAAGAAGCTGTCCAGTCCTTCAAGCGCTTGATGCAGATCAACCCGGACTACATCGACGCTCCGCTTGCTGACATTGCCATGATTGAAATCTTGCTCGTTCAGCAGAAGTTCGATGAAGCCCAGCAGTACCGCTACGTTGTGGTGAAGCGCTACGACAAGAACTCCTCTTGGCGCAAGAAAAACACCAAGTATAAGGAATCCGTCGCGAACGCCGACAAGGCCATCCGCGGCGCTATGCTCGAAATTCCGCACTACCATCACCAGCAGGCTGCCAAGATCACTAAGGAAGGTGATATCGAAGGCGGTAAGAAGCGCTATGCCGAAGCTATCAAGGCTTACGAGGCATTCCTTAACCGTTACAAGAACGAACCGACTTGGGATGAATACACCGTTCATATCGACCTCGCTGCCGCCTACCAGGAAATGGGCCAGCACGCGAACGCCGCCAAGATGTTCAACTGGATCGTCGATACCGATACGACCCGCTATGGCCGCCGTGCTCTCGGTTCCGCTGCCCTCCTGAAGAAGGAAGAAGCTGCGTACAACGCCGTGCTCATGATGGACCAGGCTCGCGAAGCCGCCTTGAAGACCAAGGCCAACGGCGACACGATCAAGGCCTACAGCCTCCCCGAAACGAAGGCATACTTCGCCCAGGTGGACAAGTACATGCAGAAGTTTGGCCAGAACAAGGAAGCTGCCGAACTTTCTTACAACGCTGCCCTCGTGCATTACAATGCCAAGCAGTTCAAGACTGCGGTTACGGTTCTTCGCGAACTCCGCCAGAAGTACCCGAACCACCAGTACATCTTGCTCATCAGCCAGATGCTTGCTAAGTCCTTGCTCGAATCCAACCAGCTCGATGAGGCCCTTGCCGAATTCGAATGGCTGTTGAAGCAGTACACGCAGGTGAAGGCCACCAAGAACGACTCGATGGCCAAGGAAACCGAAAAGGCTATCGCATTCGTGCTCTACCAGATGGCTGAAAAGGCTGTTAAGGATGGCCAGTACGAGAAGGGCGCCGCCGCCTACCTCGCTCTCGTGAAGCGTTACCCGAAGGTCGAGATTGCCGACAAGGCTATCTTCGAAGCCGCTGCCGCCTTCGAAAGTGCTAACCAGTACACCAAGGCTGCCGAAACGTTCATGATCCTCCCGAAGCAGTATGCTAGCTCTCCGCTTACCGTGAAGGGCGTGCTCCGTGCCGCTTCCGCCTACAAGAAGGATAACAAGCCGCAACTCGCTGCTACTACGTTCCTCTTCATCACGAACAACTTCCCGCAGGATTCCATGGCCTTCCAGGCTATCGGCTTCGCTGCCTCCGTTTACGACTCCATTCCGGATAAGAAGAACGCCGCTGTCACTTACGAACTCGCCTACAAGCGCTACCCGAAGAACGAGAAGACCCCGAGCTTCCTGTACAGCGCCTGCTTGAGCTACGACGAAGCCAAGATGACCGACGAAGCTATCCGCTGCTCCAAGGACCTCGTCCGCGACTACCCGAAGAGCACCTACGCTCTCGACGCTGCGTTCTCCATCCCGATGGCCTACGCAAACGCCAAGAAGTGGGATCTCGCCGCTTCCGAATACCACAACTTCATCAAGATGTACCAGGAAGACAAGGAAAAGCTGATTGCCGCCTACATCGGTGCAGCCCGTGCCTACATGGAACTCAAGGAAGAAGACAAGGCTATTGCTGATTACGAAGCAACCCTCAAGAACTACGACAAGTTCGGTCTCCAGATTAAGAACGCCGACCCGGGTATCCCGGCTGAAGCCGCCTTCTATATCGGTGAACACGAATTCCACAAGATGGACCCGATTATCTTGAAGGGTAAGGAAAAGGACAAGGCCAAGATTGTTAAGCAGTTGGTGGACATCCTCCAGAAGGCTATGGGTCACTACTCCAAGTCTGCTGCCTACGCATCTGAAAAGTGGACCTTCCGTGCTACCAACAAGATGGGTATGCTCTTCGTGACCATGGCTGCCAAGATCCGTGAACAGGAAATGAACGCCAAGAAGGAAGAAGAGAAGTTTGCCGAACGTATTACCATCGTGCAGCAGCTGCCGACGTACTACGAACAGGCTCGTCCGATCTTCCAGAAGAACATCGACCTTGCTCGCGACCAGGGTTTCTACAACAAGGACGTGATCGAGGCTGAAGAAGGCTACATCGAAATGTTCTACCAGGGCTGCGCCGTGTTCGTCGAAGTGGCTGACGCATTCGCGAATGCTCCGCTTCCGGACTCTGCCGCCATCGTCCAGGAATACATCTACGAAGAGATGGTGAAGGCTGACGCTGTCGAAGCCGCTCACGAAGACCTCGAGGCCTACCGTGAAGAGCTCCAGAACAAGTCGAATGCTGCTAAGGAACTCGCTGTTCCGCAGTGTGCAACCGGTATCAAGGCCTCTGCTCACTACGGCATCGACAACCAGTGGACAACGAAGCTGTTCGAAACCTTGAAGTCTCTTGACGAAGCCAACGAAGCTCTCGCCACGAAGATCGAAAAGTTTGACCCGTCTACGCTGTTCTCTGACCCGACCTACTTCAAGACCAAGGCTCGTATCGAACAGATTTCGAAGTCTGAAGTCATGACTCCGGAAGAACGCATCAATACGTTCCGCGAAATCATCAAGGATGCTAAGGCTGAAGCTGAAAAGCTCCGTGCCGAACTTGCTGACCTCCAGAAGCAGCTCGCTTCCGGTGTGTCTGCAGCCTCCGAGCCCGAACCTTCTATGTCCGAGTCCGAACCTGAACCGGAAGCCGCTCCGGCTGCCCCGGCCAAGAAGAAGGCTGGCAAGAAGAAAGGTAAGAAGAAATAG
- a CDS encoding MotA/TolQ/ExbB proton channel family protein has translation MSKMLQSFSPESDGWQFMWIILAVFIIGLGISIERIIYILVKSSKGRAKFLADFGKLISSQQFDQALSLANATNLPVARVMSAIVSNRAGGREGMQAACDAVFLTEAPRLTRYISLISVMASISTLLGLMGTIYGLIYTFDAVANKPASERAKALSDGIAIAMGTTLEGLLSAVPLLVIVGFLNMNSERLIQEMEEKGLKIINSLV, from the coding sequence ATGTCTAAAATGCTTCAATCCTTCAGCCCTGAATCCGATGGTTGGCAGTTCATGTGGATCATCTTGGCCGTGTTCATCATCGGCCTGGGCATCTCTATCGAACGTATCATTTACATCCTGGTGAAGAGCTCCAAGGGCCGCGCCAAGTTCCTCGCTGATTTCGGCAAGCTCATCTCTTCTCAGCAGTTTGACCAGGCTCTGAGCCTCGCCAACGCTACCAACCTCCCGGTTGCTCGCGTGATGTCTGCTATCGTTTCCAACCGTGCCGGTGGCCGCGAAGGCATGCAGGCGGCTTGCGATGCTGTGTTCCTGACTGAAGCTCCGCGTCTGACTCGTTACATCTCCCTCATTTCCGTGATGGCCTCCATCTCTACGTTGCTCGGACTTATGGGTACGATTTACGGTCTGATCTACACCTTCGACGCCGTGGCTAACAAACCCGCTTCTGAACGTGCTAAGGCTCTTTCCGACGGTATCGCTATCGCTATGGGTACGACGCTTGAAGGACTTCTCTCCGCAGTGCCTCTCCTGGTCATTGTGGGCTTCCTCAACATGAACTCCGAACGCCTCATCCAGGAAATGGAAGAAAAGGGCCTCAAGATTATCAACTCCCTCGTCTAA
- a CDS encoding biopolymer transporter ExbD — protein sequence MAKEIKKPAKPEEPDLLPAMGLFTILIPMLLSMAAFSKLAIVQVNLPERSMINPNDETPPPDEQALNLSLAITSEYLVIGARGGFQPNVYFKEMWTFRCKSDAKLITHAVEDVKATVESGHGPKCKDGTEMDKEKYLYEIEAIELWAIQKESEEDPGRVIWALYSNGGTPEEPVADSAYVDGNNNFLALPGEGAMGLTPPPALKKPAAGTALATLTPNSARTLKPDVAAKNLIYPLSAYDLIAKDLIAIHTQFIDLEDVDNIIIVANDDTQFDKIIQLMDRSKEAGFSKINLAKLGG from the coding sequence ATGGCAAAAGAAATCAAGAAACCAGCAAAGCCTGAAGAACCGGACCTGTTGCCGGCGATGGGCTTGTTCACTATTCTGATTCCTATGCTTCTCTCCATGGCTGCTTTCTCCAAGCTGGCAATTGTTCAGGTGAACCTGCCCGAGCGCAGTATGATCAACCCGAACGATGAAACTCCTCCGCCGGATGAGCAGGCATTGAACCTGTCACTCGCCATCACTAGCGAATACCTCGTGATCGGTGCGCGTGGCGGTTTCCAGCCGAACGTCTATTTCAAGGAAATGTGGACGTTCCGCTGCAAGTCCGATGCCAAGCTTATCACTCATGCCGTTGAGGATGTCAAGGCTACAGTTGAAAGTGGACATGGCCCGAAGTGCAAGGACGGTACCGAGATGGATAAAGAGAAGTATCTCTATGAAATCGAGGCTATCGAACTCTGGGCTATCCAGAAAGAGTCTGAAGAAGATCCGGGTCGCGTGATCTGGGCTCTCTACTCGAACGGGGGCACCCCGGAAGAACCTGTCGCCGACAGTGCCTATGTTGACGGCAACAACAACTTCCTCGCTCTCCCGGGTGAAGGCGCCATGGGCCTCACTCCGCCGCCGGCTCTCAAGAAGCCTGCTGCAGGTACGGCTCTCGCTACCCTTACCCCGAACTCCGCTCGCACGCTCAAACCGGACGTGGCAGCGAAGAACCTTATTTACCCGCTTTCTGCATACGATCTGATCGCAAAGGATTTGATCGCTATCCATACGCAGTTCATCGACCTGGAAGACGTCGACAACATCATCATCGTTGCTAACGATGATACCCAGTTCGACAAGATCATCCAGCTCATGGACCGTTCTAAGGAAGCGGGCTTCAGCAAGATCAACCTTGCAAAGTTGGGAGGTTAA
- a CDS encoding biopolymer transporter ExbD gives MARRTRKYADDVPFSITSMMDMMTIILVFMIKNMDAEGQLLTQAENLILPVSTSKVQPTEVSLTVVIDKEYVVVDNEKVVPTPDVLAQEDLCVQPVLTTLYGKRKAEVDQHLRQGQPADEAGSVVVQIDKSIPYDAMYKVMATCGIAGVPSCTSSEGETGYEKMSGYTNVSFAVLEKNGGEE, from the coding sequence ATGGCTAGAAGAACTCGTAAATACGCTGACGACGTCCCGTTCTCAATCACCTCCATGATGGACATGATGACCATCATCCTGGTGTTCATGATCAAGAACATGGACGCTGAAGGTCAGCTCTTGACCCAGGCCGAAAACCTGATTCTTCCGGTCTCCACGTCCAAGGTCCAGCCGACAGAAGTTTCTCTGACGGTCGTGATCGATAAGGAATACGTGGTGGTCGACAATGAGAAAGTCGTGCCGACTCCGGACGTGCTTGCTCAGGAAGATCTCTGTGTTCAGCCTGTTCTCACTACCCTTTATGGGAAACGTAAGGCCGAAGTGGACCAGCACTTGCGCCAGGGCCAGCCTGCCGACGAAGCCGGTAGCGTTGTTGTCCAGATCGACAAGAGCATCCCTTACGACGCCATGTATAAGGTGATGGCTACCTGCGGTATCGCCGGTGTGCCGTCCTGCACTTCTTCCGAAGGCGAAACTGGCTACGAGAAGATGAGCGGTTATACTAACGTTTCCTTTGCCGTTCTCGAAAAGAACGGAGGGGAGGAATAA
- a CDS encoding AgmX/PglI C-terminal domain-containing protein, producing MAKKNTPVDPLVAALMPESDKKMATIAGASVLVALALSFWASTYEMVVDEVIFDSSEGPDLTAQMSMDEKKEEKKEEKKKEEPKKPRKKAGGGGKPRGKGQPNAPQTRGVLKLLTAQTKTASAAAYDLMKNQKFTKDIDKVLKDVAGLQTTGKTVLGGRRGKADGGFNEGYAEGGAGGIGDGLAGLFGGGGGGISTKAKGNIKTPSARDIDMGAGGGSRSAADIMKVVRQRTPGLRHIYNKFLKKKPGFQGKVTLKFTIAPGGEVISISIASSTTGYGEFDAQIKSAVGNWTFSKVKSGNTTVTIPFTFSE from the coding sequence ATGGCTAAGAAAAATACTCCTGTAGATCCGTTAGTTGCGGCTCTTATGCCTGAATCCGACAAGAAGATGGCCACCATCGCTGGTGCATCCGTCCTTGTCGCTCTCGCTCTTTCCTTCTGGGCTTCCACCTACGAAATGGTGGTGGACGAAGTGATCTTCGATTCTTCTGAAGGCCCGGACCTTACCGCCCAGATGTCTATGGACGAGAAGAAGGAAGAAAAGAAAGAAGAGAAGAAGAAGGAAGAGCCCAAGAAGCCTCGTAAGAAGGCTGGTGGTGGCGGTAAGCCGCGCGGTAAGGGGCAGCCCAACGCTCCGCAGACTCGTGGTGTGTTGAAGCTCCTCACTGCACAGACCAAGACTGCTAGTGCTGCTGCTTACGACCTCATGAAGAACCAGAAGTTCACCAAGGACATCGATAAGGTGCTCAAGGACGTGGCTGGTCTCCAGACGACGGGTAAGACTGTTCTCGGTGGCCGTCGCGGTAAGGCTGATGGTGGCTTCAACGAAGGTTACGCCGAAGGCGGTGCCGGTGGTATCGGTGACGGCCTCGCAGGCCTCTTCGGTGGCGGCGGTGGCGGTATCTCTACCAAGGCCAAGGGTAACATCAAGACCCCGTCTGCCCGTGATATCGACATGGGCGCAGGTGGTGGTTCCCGTTCCGCAGCGGACATCATGAAGGTTGTCCGTCAGCGTACTCCGGGTCTCCGTCACATCTACAACAAGTTCTTGAAGAAGAAACCGGGATTCCAGGGTAAGGTTACCCTGAAGTTCACGATCGCTCCGGGCGGTGAAGTTATCAGTATTTCCATTGCTTCTTCCACGACCGGCTACGGCGAGTTTGATGCTCAGATCAAGAGCGCCGTCGGTAACTGGACGTTCAGCAAGGTGAAATCCGGTAACACGACCGTTACGATTCCGTTCACCTTCTCTGAATAA
- a CDS encoding rod shape-determining protein — MFGLFSCDIGIDLGTANTLVHVAGQGIVINEPTVIAVDSKNNRVSAIGFEAKKMLGRTPGETRAVRPMRDGVIADFELVETLLQTFIKRVQKYPLWIVKPRVVVGVPSGITEVEKRAVIDAARQAGAKEVHLVHEPMAAAVGMGIPVEDPVGNMIVDIGGGTSDIAVIALNGTVCNASVRVGGDEMDEAIVRYLRTMYNLHVGESTAEQIKIQIGSASPLEEELSMEVKGHDFIAGMPRTMTISSTEIREALNEPVTAIIEAVKQALSITPAELSADIYDKGIIMTGGGSQLRGFDERIRKETGLSVNVIDEALVCVCKGAARILEDLDKYRPVLIASSN; from the coding sequence TTGTTCGGACTTTTCTCCTGTGATATCGGTATCGACCTGGGTACGGCGAACACGCTCGTTCACGTGGCAGGCCAGGGCATTGTCATTAACGAACCCACGGTGATCGCCGTGGACAGCAAGAACAACCGGGTGTCGGCAATCGGATTCGAAGCGAAGAAGATGCTCGGTAGGACTCCGGGCGAGACCCGTGCCGTGCGCCCGATGCGCGATGGCGTGATTGCTGATTTTGAACTGGTGGAAACCCTGCTCCAGACATTTATCAAGCGCGTGCAGAAGTACCCGCTGTGGATTGTGAAGCCCCGCGTGGTCGTGGGCGTGCCGAGCGGCATTACTGAAGTGGAAAAGCGTGCTGTTATCGATGCTGCCCGCCAGGCTGGCGCCAAGGAAGTGCACCTGGTGCATGAACCGATGGCTGCTGCAGTCGGTATGGGCATCCCGGTCGAAGACCCTGTGGGTAACATGATTGTGGATATCGGCGGCGGTACGTCGGATATCGCGGTTATCGCCCTGAACGGCACCGTCTGTAACGCCTCTGTGCGCGTGGGCGGCGACGAGATGGACGAAGCCATTGTGCGTTACCTGCGCACGATGTACAACCTCCATGTGGGCGAAAGCACTGCCGAACAAATCAAGATCCAGATTGGTTCCGCAAGCCCGCTCGAAGAAGAACTTTCGATGGAAGTGAAGGGCCACGACTTTATCGCCGGCATGCCGCGCACGATGACGATTTCGAGCACGGAAATCCGCGAGGCCCTGAACGAGCCTGTTACCGCCATTATCGAGGCCGTAAAGCAGGCCTTGAGCATCACGCCTGCTGAACTTTCTGCGGACATCTACGACAAGGGCATTATCATGACGGGCGGCGGTTCCCAGCTGCGCGGGTTCGACGAACGTATCCGCAAGGAAACGGGACTTTCCGTGAACGTCATCGACGAGGCCCTGGTGTGCGTTTGCAAGGGCGCTGCCCGCATTCTCGAAGACTTGGACAAGTATCGCCCCGTATTGATCGCTTCTTCTAACTAA